In Polaribacter sp. Hel_I_88, the following proteins share a genomic window:
- a CDS encoding GSCFA domain-containing protein: MKLQTQIPLKKQEHNQIDYNSKLFLVGSCFSENIGNKLNYFKFRATQNPFGILFNPKAIETFITNAINEKVYLESDLIFQNERWHCFDAHSSLSSSNKNEILENLNAAVLSTNKKLLEASHIIITLGTAWVYRFIETDEFVANCHKIPQKKFLKELLTVDEITESLEAIIALLKSIYNKANIIFTVSPVRHLKDGFIENTQSKAHLIAGIHKIINARKNIHYFPSYELMMDEMRDYRFYAEDMIHPNATAINYIWGKFADAWFSPETASILKEVDTIQKGILHKPFNQNSEGHQQFLKNLSSKKEKIQQQFPFINF; the protein is encoded by the coding sequence ATGAAACTACAAACTCAAATTCCATTAAAAAAACAAGAACATAATCAAATAGATTATAACTCAAAACTGTTTTTAGTAGGTTCGTGTTTTTCAGAAAATATTGGTAACAAATTAAACTATTTTAAATTTAGAGCAACTCAAAATCCGTTTGGAATTCTTTTTAATCCAAAAGCAATTGAAACTTTTATTACTAATGCTATAAATGAAAAAGTATATTTAGAAAGTGATCTTATTTTTCAAAATGAACGTTGGCATTGTTTTGATGCGCATTCCAGTTTAAGTTCATCCAACAAAAATGAAATTTTAGAAAATTTGAATGCGGCTGTTTTATCAACTAATAAAAAATTACTAGAAGCTTCTCATATTATAATTACCTTAGGAACTGCTTGGGTTTATAGATTTATAGAAACTGATGAATTTGTAGCCAATTGTCATAAAATTCCGCAAAAAAAATTCTTAAAAGAACTTTTAACTGTTGATGAAATTACTGAAAGTTTAGAGGCAATTATTGCACTGCTAAAATCAATTTATAACAAAGCAAATATAATTTTTACAGTTTCTCCTGTTCGTCATTTAAAAGATGGTTTTATCGAAAATACACAAAGTAAAGCACATTTAATTGCAGGAATTCACAAAATCATAAATGCTCGAAAAAACATCCATTATTTTCCAAGTTATGAACTTATGATGGACGAAATGCGTGATTATCGTTTTTACGCAGAAGATATGATTCATCCAAATGCAACAGCCATTAATTATATTTGGGGGAAATTTGCAGACGCTTGGTTTTCACCAGAAACAGCATCAATCTTAAAAGAAGTTGATACAATTCAAAAAGGCATACTCCACAAACCTTTCAATCAAAATTCTGAAGGACATCAACAGTTTTTAAAAAATTTATCTTCAAAAAAAGAAAAAATACAGCAACAATTTCCTTTCATCAATTTTTAA
- a CDS encoding tetratricopeptide repeat-containing sensor histidine kinase, whose translation MKLLRVFSISLFFSISIFSQDKKVDSLQLVLKNTTSTKEKSTTLMHLVDYYFNSNKDSAEIYIQKTIQLTNFEETLKTQNIHAILKYAQLYLIKGDYVKSQAKYDLAWQKMKDEYDYFLHNKYYGDLGVLNFYKGDFESALKNFTSALALAEKEKNEVDELRFLNNKALAMSYLGKAESSLDVHKKAISLAEKLNDSTALGKSFNNIGLIYEDMKEYQKALEFYLQALEIKKNGTNQVDVANSLYNIAGMYKEIGEKEKDTSLYSKAENYYQKSLNIAEKIEYGKVILFSKTGIAQLATVRNQHKKAISIYKSVIIDAEKTNDAQTLRVSYLYLGVNYLKLKQINSAESYLLKALPLIEISNNPADKAKVYKNLSLVYAAKNQFAKAYTYLQKQYDLENELSKNSLQTKISDFEVKYETAKKEKEIAIQKEELLEKELAIKNRNLYAILLASALLILGIIFFGIYKKNQFKRKQLQKEIDLKDALAIIKTQNRLQEQRLRISRDLHDNIGSQLTFIISSIDNLKFISKDANDKLKDKLSTISSFTSGTIHELRDTIWAMNKSKISVEDLHSRILSFIEKAKLAVPELEFEILYTIDKNTSFSSLIGMNLFRVIQEAINNAIKYADASKVEIHLKKDHQNFVISIIDNGKGFDINSVDLGNGLSNMEKRMSEIDAKVSINSKEKIGTEITLEIALENTANDV comes from the coding sequence ATGAAATTATTACGCGTTTTTAGTATTAGCTTATTTTTTAGCATTTCCATTTTTTCGCAAGATAAAAAAGTTGATAGTTTACAATTGGTGTTAAAAAACACCACAAGTACAAAAGAAAAAAGTACCACTTTAATGCATTTGGTGGATTATTATTTTAATTCAAATAAAGATTCCGCAGAAATTTATATTCAAAAAACAATTCAACTAACAAATTTTGAAGAAACTCTTAAAACGCAAAACATTCATGCAATTTTAAAATATGCTCAATTATATTTAATAAAAGGAGATTATGTAAAATCTCAAGCTAAATACGATTTGGCTTGGCAAAAAATGAAAGATGAGTATGATTACTTTTTACACAACAAATATTATGGAGATTTAGGTGTTTTAAATTTTTATAAAGGCGACTTTGAAAGTGCTTTGAAAAACTTTACAAGCGCACTTGCATTGGCTGAAAAAGAGAAAAACGAAGTGGATGAACTGCGTTTTTTGAATAATAAAGCACTTGCCATGTCTTATTTAGGGAAAGCAGAAAGTTCTTTAGACGTTCATAAAAAAGCAATTTCTCTTGCAGAAAAATTAAATGACTCTACTGCCTTAGGTAAATCTTTTAACAATATTGGTTTGATTTATGAAGATATGAAAGAGTATCAAAAAGCTTTAGAGTTTTATCTACAAGCTTTAGAGATAAAGAAAAACGGAACCAATCAAGTTGATGTTGCTAACAGCTTGTATAACATTGCAGGAATGTATAAAGAAATTGGAGAGAAAGAAAAAGACACGTCACTATATTCGAAAGCAGAAAATTATTATCAAAAATCTTTAAATATTGCTGAAAAAATAGAATATGGCAAGGTAATTTTATTCAGTAAAACTGGTATTGCTCAATTAGCCACTGTAAGAAATCAACATAAAAAAGCAATTTCTATTTACAAGTCTGTAATAATTGATGCTGAGAAAACTAATGACGCTCAAACTTTAAGAGTTTCTTATCTTTATTTAGGTGTTAATTACTTAAAATTGAAGCAAATAAATAGTGCAGAAAGTTATTTATTAAAAGCACTTCCGTTAATAGAAATTTCGAATAATCCTGCTGATAAAGCCAAAGTATATAAAAATTTATCGTTAGTGTATGCAGCAAAAAACCAATTTGCTAAAGCATACACCTATCTTCAAAAGCAATACGATTTAGAGAACGAACTCTCTAAAAATTCTTTACAAACTAAAATTTCTGATTTTGAAGTTAAATATGAAACTGCAAAAAAAGAAAAAGAAATTGCGATACAAAAAGAAGAACTCTTAGAAAAAGAATTAGCCATAAAAAACAGAAATTTGTATGCAATTCTTTTGGCATCAGCATTGTTAATTTTAGGAATTATCTTTTTTGGGATTTACAAAAAAAATCAATTTAAAAGAAAACAACTCCAAAAAGAAATCGATTTAAAAGATGCTTTAGCAATTATAAAAACTCAAAACAGGCTGCAAGAACAACGTTTAAGAATTTCTAGAGATTTGCATGACAATATTGGTTCTCAACTTACTTTTATCATATCATCAATCGATAATTTAAAGTTTATTTCTAAAGATGCTAATGATAAATTAAAAGACAAATTAAGCACAATTAGTTCTTTTACATCAGGCACCATCCATGAGTTAAGAGATACTATTTGGGCTATGAATAAAAGTAAAATTTCAGTGGAAGATTTGCATTCAAGAATTTTATCGTTCATAGAAAAAGCAAAACTTGCAGTGCCAGAACTAGAGTTTGAAATTTTATACACTATTGATAAAAACACTAGTTTTTCGTCTTTAATAGGCATGAATTTATTTCGAGTAATTCAAGAAGCCATAAATAACGCAATAAAATATGCGGATGCAAGCAAGGTTGAAATTCATCTTAAAAAAGATCATCAAAATTTTGTGATTTCTATTATTGATAATGGCAAAGGCTTTGATATAAATTCCGTTGATTTAGGAAATGGTTTAAGCAACATGGAAAAAAGAATGAGTGAAATTGATGCAAAAGTGAGCATTAATTCAAAAGAAAAAATAGGAACAGAAATTACGCTAGAAATTGCGTTAGAAAATACGGCAAATGACGTATAA
- a CDS encoding response regulator transcription factor has translation MNLKICIAEDNYFLTKAIKEKLSFFDDISVKFHANNGAELIGKLEENHNIDVILMDIQMPEMNGIKATELVKNKYPQIKVIMLTVVDDDEYIFNAIKAGANGYLLKEIDAENLYKSIIEVTEGGAPMTPSIALKTLNLLRNPDLSTSEPENVEEIKLTKRETEILLQLSKGLNYNNISDNLIISPSTVRKHIENIYKKLQVHSKMEAVMKAQKRNLI, from the coding sequence ATGAACTTAAAAATTTGCATTGCAGAAGACAATTATTTCTTAACGAAAGCCATCAAAGAAAAATTATCTTTTTTTGATGATATTTCCGTAAAATTTCATGCTAATAATGGTGCAGAGCTCATTGGTAAATTAGAGGAAAACCATAATATAGATGTTATTTTAATGGATATTCAAATGCCTGAAATGAATGGTATTAAAGCTACAGAATTGGTAAAAAACAAATATCCGCAGATAAAAGTAATTATGTTAACTGTTGTAGATGATGATGAGTATATTTTTAATGCTATAAAAGCAGGTGCAAATGGCTATTTATTAAAAGAAATTGACGCCGAAAATTTATACAAAAGTATTATAGAAGTAACAGAAGGTGGTGCACCAATGACGCCAAGTATTGCTTTGAAAACCTTAAATTTATTACGAAATCCTGATTTATCTACTTCTGAACCTGAAAATGTTGAGGAAATTAAATTGACCAAAAGAGAAACCGAAATTTTACTTCAGTTAAGCAAAGGTTTAAATTATAATAATATTTCAGATAATTTAATTATTTCGCCTTCAACTGTTCGAAAACACATAGAAAATATCTACAAAAAGCTACAAGTTCACAGTAAAATGGAAGCTGTTATGAAAGCTCAAAAAAGGAATTTGATTTAA
- a CDS encoding M23 family metallopeptidase has protein sequence MAKVKYYYDEDTLSYRKIAVKKTDYYRRILFSFLGVILIAFFGFIGFSQIITSPSERAQKRELENLKFHYELIDKRLEESSEILSQLQERDNNIYRSYFEANPIPEEQRKAGFGGVNRYKNLEGFDNSGLIKNLTKEVDILSKQMVVQSKSLDEIVALAKEKEDMLASIPAILPIKKGEFYVASGYKMRMHPILKINKFHKGMDFTAPKGTPVYASGNGKVTIAQRSSTFGNVVYIEHGYGYRTIYAHLSKIEVKKYNEVKRGDLIGFVGNTGLSVAAHLHYEVHKNGRALNPINFYYGDLSLEEFATLQETSEESQSYD, from the coding sequence ATGGCAAAAGTAAAATATTATTATGATGAGGATACGCTTTCTTACAGAAAAATTGCTGTAAAGAAAACGGACTATTATCGAAGAATATTGTTTAGCTTTTTAGGAGTTATATTAATTGCTTTCTTTGGTTTTATTGGGTTTAGTCAAATTATTACATCACCTTCTGAACGTGCTCAAAAAAGAGAATTAGAGAATTTAAAGTTCCATTATGAGTTGATTGATAAAAGATTGGAAGAAAGTTCTGAGATTCTATCACAATTACAAGAAAGAGATAATAATATTTATAGAAGTTACTTTGAAGCAAATCCGATTCCTGAAGAGCAACGAAAAGCTGGTTTTGGTGGAGTTAACAGATATAAAAATTTAGAAGGCTTTGATAATTCTGGATTGATAAAAAACTTAACGAAAGAAGTTGATATTTTATCAAAACAAATGGTGGTGCAATCTAAATCTTTAGATGAGATTGTGGCTTTAGCGAAAGAAAAAGAAGATATGTTAGCTTCAATTCCTGCAATTTTACCCATTAAAAAAGGAGAATTTTATGTGGCTTCAGGGTATAAAATGAGAATGCATCCTATTTTAAAAATCAATAAGTTTCATAAAGGAATGGATTTTACAGCACCAAAAGGTACACCTGTATATGCTTCTGGAAACGGAAAAGTTACCATTGCTCAAAGAAGTAGTACTTTTGGAAATGTTGTTTATATAGAACATGGTTATGGTTACAGAACTATTTATGCGCATTTAAGCAAAATAGAAGTAAAAAAATACAACGAAGTTAAAAGAGGAGATTTAATTGGTTTTGTTGGTAATACTGGTTTATCTGTAGCTGCGCATTTACATTATGAAGTGCATAAAAATGGTAGAGCTTTAAACCCAATCAACTTTTATTATGGAGATTTATCTTTAGAGGAATTTGCTACTTTACAAGAAACTTCAGAAGAAAGTCAATCTTATGATTAA
- the alaS gene encoding alanine--tRNA ligase produces MKSQDIRATFLNFFKQKSHLVVPSAPMVTKDDPTLLFVNSGMAPFKEYFLGNGTPKQNRITDSQKCLRVSGKHNDLEEVGYDTYHHTLFEMLGNWSFGDYFKKEAIAWAWELLTEVYKIDKDILYVTVFEGSDDADNLKMDTEAFDIWKQYIAEDRILKGNKKDNFWEMGEQGPCGPCSEIHVDIRSAEEKAKVDGRTLINEDHPHVVEIWNLVFMQYNRKANGSLEELPNKHIDTGMGFERLCMVLQNVQSNYDTDVFTPIIREIGTITNTKYGSDTKQDIATRVISDHVRAVAFSIADGQLPSNTGAGYVIRRILRRAVRYGFTFLDKKEPFIYRLVAVLSDKMGDAFPELKAQKQLIENVIKEEETSFLRTLDQGLVLLDGIISSAKTKEISGDKVFELYDTFGFPIDLTALILSEKGYTLDEKGFEAELQKQKNRSRAASEMSTEDWTILIDDAVEEFVGYDFLEAEVKITRYRKITSKKDGEMYQLVFNLTPFYPEGGGQIGDKGYLETPQGDIVYILDTKKENNVIIHFAKNLPEHINGSFKAIVDEKHRNLSASNHTATHLLHQALREVLGTHVEQKGSLVKPKSLRFDFSHFAKLTSDEIQDVENFVNARISGKLPLEESRNITMEKAIENGALALFGEKYGDTVRAIKFGKSIELCGGTHVKNTGDIWHFKIKSEGAVAAGIRRIEAITNEAVKDFYTDNNAVLSEVAALLNNSKNPVKAVQKLQDENADLQKQVEQLLKDKAQNLSSELKNQLQEINGVQFLATKIDLDPNGIKNLAFALGKEYQNLFLLFATAPSKEKAMLTCYISKELAAERGYDAGKVVRELGKLIHGGGGGQPFFATAGGKNPGGIPKVLERAKDYLK; encoded by the coding sequence ATGAAATCTCAAGATATTCGTGCTACTTTTTTAAATTTTTTCAAACAAAAATCTCATTTGGTGGTTCCTTCTGCACCAATGGTAACAAAGGATGATCCAACTTTGCTATTTGTAAATTCTGGCATGGCACCATTTAAAGAATATTTTTTAGGAAATGGAACTCCAAAACAAAACAGGATTACAGATTCGCAAAAATGTTTGCGTGTTTCTGGTAAACATAATGATTTGGAAGAAGTTGGTTATGATACCTATCATCATACTTTATTCGAAATGTTAGGGAATTGGTCTTTTGGAGATTATTTTAAGAAAGAGGCAATTGCTTGGGCTTGGGAATTATTAACCGAAGTTTACAAAATTGATAAAGACATTTTATATGTAACCGTTTTTGAAGGTTCTGATGATGCTGATAACCTTAAAATGGATACAGAAGCCTTTGATATTTGGAAACAATATATTGCTGAAGACCGAATTTTAAAAGGTAATAAAAAGGATAATTTTTGGGAAATGGGCGAACAAGGACCTTGTGGACCTTGCTCTGAAATTCATGTTGATATTAGATCTGCAGAAGAAAAAGCTAAAGTTGATGGACGCACTTTAATCAACGAAGATCATCCTCATGTAGTGGAAATCTGGAACTTGGTTTTTATGCAATATAATAGGAAAGCCAATGGTTCTTTAGAAGAATTACCTAACAAACATATTGATACTGGTATGGGTTTTGAACGCCTTTGTATGGTTTTACAAAATGTTCAATCTAATTATGATACTGATGTTTTTACGCCAATTATTAGAGAAATTGGTACCATTACAAATACAAAATATGGTTCAGACACCAAACAAGATATTGCAACTCGTGTAATTTCTGATCATGTTAGAGCAGTTGCATTTTCTATTGCAGATGGGCAATTGCCAAGCAATACTGGAGCTGGTTATGTGATTCGTAGAATTTTACGAAGAGCTGTAAGATATGGTTTTACATTTCTTGATAAAAAAGAACCTTTTATTTACAGATTGGTTGCTGTTTTAAGTGATAAAATGGGTGATGCTTTTCCTGAATTAAAGGCACAAAAACAATTGATTGAAAATGTAATTAAAGAAGAAGAAACTTCTTTTTTAAGAACGTTAGATCAAGGTTTGGTTTTGTTAGATGGTATTATTTCATCAGCAAAAACTAAAGAAATTTCTGGTGATAAAGTATTTGAATTGTATGATACTTTTGGATTTCCTATAGATTTAACAGCTTTGATTTTATCAGAAAAAGGCTATACTTTAGATGAAAAAGGGTTTGAAGCTGAACTCCAAAAACAGAAAAATCGTTCAAGAGCTGCAAGTGAAATGAGCACAGAAGATTGGACTATTTTAATAGATGATGCTGTTGAAGAATTTGTGGGTTATGACTTTTTAGAAGCAGAAGTAAAAATCACAAGATACCGAAAAATAACATCTAAAAAAGATGGCGAAATGTATCAATTGGTGTTTAATTTAACACCTTTTTATCCAGAAGGTGGAGGACAAATTGGTGATAAAGGTTATTTAGAAACTCCTCAAGGAGATATCGTTTATATTTTAGATACCAAAAAAGAAAATAATGTAATTATTCATTTTGCAAAAAATCTTCCAGAACATATAAATGGAAGTTTTAAAGCTATTGTAGATGAAAAACATAGAAATTTATCTGCGAGTAATCATACAGCAACACATTTATTACATCAAGCTTTAAGAGAAGTTTTAGGAACGCATGTAGAGCAGAAAGGCTCTTTAGTAAAACCTAAATCTTTACGATTCGATTTTTCTCACTTTGCTAAATTAACTTCAGATGAAATTCAAGATGTAGAAAACTTTGTAAACGCACGTATTTCTGGAAAACTTCCTTTAGAAGAAAGTAGAAATATTACCATGGAAAAAGCTATTGAAAATGGTGCATTAGCATTGTTTGGCGAAAAATATGGTGATACAGTTAGAGCTATAAAATTTGGAAAATCTATTGAACTTTGTGGAGGAACTCACGTAAAAAACACAGGAGATATTTGGCATTTTAAAATAAAAAGCGAAGGCGCAGTTGCTGCAGGAATAAGAAGAATTGAAGCCATTACAAACGAAGCTGTAAAAGATTTTTATACGGATAATAATGCTGTTTTATCAGAAGTTGCAGCACTTTTAAACAATTCTAAAAATCCTGTAAAAGCAGTTCAAAAACTACAAGATGAAAATGCTGATTTGCAAAAACAAGTGGAGCAATTATTAAAAGATAAAGCACAAAATTTATCTAGCGAACTTAAAAACCAATTGCAAGAAATAAATGGTGTGCAATTTTTGGCTACGAAAATAGATTTAGATCCTAATGGAATTAAGAATTTAGCATTTGCTTTAGGGAAAGAGTATCAAAATTTATTTTTGTTATTTGCTACTGCTCCATCAAAAGAAAAAGCGATGTTAACTTGTTATATTTCTAAAGAGTTGGCTGCTGAACGTGGTTATGATGCAGGAAAAGTAGTTAGAGAATTAGGGAAATTAATTCACGGAGGTGGAGGTGGACAGCCATTTTTTGCAACTGCTGGAGGTAAAAACCCTGGAGGAATTCCTAAAGTTTTAGAAAGAGCAAAAGATTATTTAAAATAA